The genomic region CGGGAGCCTTGGCCGCGGGAGCTGTCTTTGGGCCGGCCGGTTCGGGAGTGGTGGTCACCGTCGGCGCGGCGGGCGCCGGCGTGGGCGCGGTGGTCACGACCGTTGTGGTTGGCGGGGGCGGCGGCGTTTCGTCTTTGTGACAGCCGGCGAGCGCGCCGATTGCGGCGGCGGCGGAAAGAATGGGCAGAAATTTCTTCATGGTGTGTGATCGTCCTTGTCGGCGCATGGCGCACGCCATGCGGTGATGCGCTATCAGTATAGCGAATCCGCGCGGAAAGTACACCTTCCCGCGCCGTTACTCGGACGTGACGGTGTAAATGGAATCGTGGTCCACAAAGCTCAGCGTTTTGCCGTCCGGCAGCCAGCGCACGAAGTGGATCGTCGTGAGTTCTTCCTTGCTCACTGAATCCCCGGCGGCGATCCGGTGCATTTTGCCGCCGTCGAGGTCGCTGACCCAGAGCTGCTGGTCGATGTCCGGGGTGGAGGATTTGAAAAAAGGCAGTCGAAGACCGTGCCGGCGATGATTTGGAACGACGAACACCCACGCCAGCCTCCGCCCGTCGGGCGACAGTTCGATCTCCATAAAATCCGCCTGGCGGGGAAGCAAGACTTTTGTGCGGACGGAAGGGATGCTGGAGCTTCCCGGATGAATGATGTGCATCGGCACCCGGTGCCGTTCGTCTTCCGCCCATGTTGCGATAACGATCCCGTTGTCGATGGTTCCGCCCAGCGGCACGGGCCGGCCGTAGTATCCTTCGTGATTGGTCGCCAGGGGCGTGAGCGAGGGCGTGGGGGCGTTCGCCGCGACGCTGTACGACGCGGCGGTGGGACCGGCGCTACCCAGGAACAGCTCCACCCAGCCGGAGCTGTCGCCTTTCCAGCAAACCAGCGGCCGGAAGCCGAAGCGCGCCGGATACGTTCGGCGCTGCTTTCCATCCAGGGAGATCGCCGCCCAGCGGCGTTTGCCGGGAACGCCCAGGTATGTCAGCAGCCAGCGGCGATCCGGCGACAGCATCCAGTCCGCCGGCCCGGTCGGTCCCGTGTCCTCCAAATCGCCGCCGATCGATTGCCACGAGCGCAGCACGGCGCCGGTGACATCATGCTCGCCGCGCGAGACGGTGGCCGCTCCCAGCGAGTGATCGTAGCGGCAGTAAAGAAAGGAGCTCTGCGAGTACCACTGATAGGGGATGTTTCCCGACAGCGGCGTCTCGGCCCATTGCGGCGCGGCGCTCACGCGCGTCGCCGCCACGAGAGGGATATGACTGGGCTCCGGCGGCGCAGTCTTCGGCTTGATGATACAAAAGATGGCGATGAGGGGACACGCCAGCACAAACATGCCGGCAATGACTCGCTTCGCTGTTGTGGGTGACGCCATGGAGTATTGTATCACATGCGAGCATGTTCACGCGCCGGAGCGCCCCCGATGCAGCGCATCGTATGTGGCGGCGCCGTCAAGGCTATGGGCGCCATGGACGCTTTCGTAGATTTCCCGCACCTTTGCCCGCTCGTCGTCCTGAATGGAAGGGTCGATCCACTGGGCGCGCGGCCGGCTCGCGTCGGCCAGCCCCCGGTACCCATGGACAAAGCTGCTGATCTGCTCGATGTTCTGCCCGTTCGTCGTTGGCGCGCCGGGCCAGACGCAATGGATATGCGGACCCAGTCCCGCCGGTCCCCCGGGCGCGCCCGGCCCGCGCCGCCATGCGGCGACGCCCTGGAGCCGAAGCGCCCGCGTATCGGCGTCGGGATCCTCCCCGGGCGCGATCATGAGATCGAACGCCAGGCCGTACGGCTGTCCATCGATCGTTCCCGACGACTTATGCGTCCCCGCGCTGGCGGCGCTGTCCGCGTCTCCCGGCGAGATCACCTGCACCAGACGCCGCTCCCCATTGTCCCCCAGCGCCCGTCGAATCGCATCCGCCGCGCCCGGCGCGAGCTGCGCGCTCATGACGGAATGCCTCCACGAGCCAAAGATCGCGATCAGAATGGCGGCGACGAGCAGCGATAACAGTACGATCCGTCGCCGCCGGGTCTTACCTGGGGAGGTGGTCATGGCTCTGCGTGAAATTCCTGGACGACTTCGATGAGTCCGACAATGTTTTGATTGAACGTTTCCAAATCTCCGGCGGGAATCCAGTACTCCGCATGCTGAGAGCCGCCGACGATCTGCGCTTCGTAACGCGCCAGATACTCGGAATCGACCTGAAACCGCGTGACATACCCCGCGTACCCCGACGCCTCATCCCGCGTGTTCCAGTCCCGCGCAATCTGCGCCGCGTACTCCTCGTTGAGAACCGGATAAAAGATCGGCTGAAACGAAAGACGCGGCGGAAACGCCCGAAATCCGCTCTCCCGAATAAGCTCCAGCTCCTTTACTCCTACCGGCCGAAACAGCTCAATTGTTCCGTGATTCATCTGTGCCTCCTTATGTTAGTGTACCTTTTACGTTTACAATTTGGTATAATATCCGTGAACAACTTTGGAGAGAATTCATGACGACATTGATCGACGCAATTTACGCGAAAAACATCGAGCAAGTCCGGGCCTTGCTGGAAGGCGGCGCGGACGTGAACGTGGGCGATCAATTCGGATGGACGCCGCTCATGTTCGCCGCTTCGCGTGGCGATCACGAGATAGCGCGTCTGCTGCTCGAATGCGGCGCGCGGATCGATATTGTCGGGACCGATGGCAAGACCGCGCTGACGCTCGCCAGCGGCCGTCGCTCAAATCCTCAATGCAAGGGTCTCCTCCGGGAAGTGTGCGGCAAGCAGATCGCGCTCGTGCAGTCAGCCGAGCGTGGGGAAATGGATCGGGTCCGCGCGCTTCTGGGGGAAGGAGTGGATGTCAATGCGCGAGGCGATGACAGTCGCACCGCGCTGATGGGCGCGGCGTTTGGCGGTCATGCAGAAATGGCGGTTCTGCTTTTGGAACACGGCGCCGACACCGAAGCAGTCGCCTGCGGGACGGACGAGCTTTACTACACGGCGCTGTCACTGGCCGCCGCGCTCGGTCATGTTTCGGTTGTCAAACTGCTGATTAACCACGGCGCCTCCACAGACGCCGTCAAAACTCCGCGCGTTCGAATGGATGATGTGGCCTGCCCAATTGAGGCGGCGTCCAGCGCCGGGCAAACCAGCGTGCTCGCTCTTTTCTACGAGCACCGATCTCAAATCAAGAATTTCGACCGAGATGGGTACGGAATTGCCGTCGCCGTCGAATGCGGGCATCTTACGACGGTTCAGTGGTGGCTGGTCCACATGGAATATGTCGAAGAAGAAGAGCCCCATTTTGCGCTGCTGGTGGTTGCGGCCTCGCATGGTTACACCGAAATCGTTCGTCTGCTGCTTGCGCATTCCGCCATTGATCGCTCCCCGCATACATTGTTCGAGGCGCTCAGTCATACGATGTCAAAACGGCGATCGCAAATGGCGTGGATGCTGCTTGACGCCGGCGCCCTCTTGGTATATGAAGAGGCGCAAGACGCCGCCTTGGCGTGCGCCGCCGGAGGAGGAGCTAACGACATTATTCTTTACCTGCTGAGCCGAGGCGCCAACATAGAAGCGCACGATAGTAATGAGACGACTCCGCTGATGGAAGCGGCGTTCGCGGGTCACGCCGACACGGTCCAATTGCTGCTTGAGCATGGGGCGGATCCGAATGGCGCAAGCGATTCACAATGGACGGCGCTGATGGCGGCGTCGGCGATGGGGCGTCTCGAAGCCGCGCGGGCGCTGATCGAGGGTGGGGCGGATGTCTATATTCTCGACTGCCGGGGCGATTCGGCGCTGACTCAGGCTGTCGAAGGCGGACATAGGGATCTCATTGCGCTGCTGGACGGAAAACTCCGTGATGGAGATGATGTTGTAAAGCGAATGCAGCAATAAGATTCTTAGAAAAAATGATTATGGATGTTTAGCTGCTTTTTGATTTGGTTATATGTCAAACGTAGCGGGGAATTTTCAATTCTCCAAATTATGCCGTAAGCTTGCGGGTTGCACTACCAAGCCACATCGTCCCTGAGTTTTCCAAACAAGGAGTGTTTACCAATGTCAGCTCACAAATGGATTGTCGCTAACTCTGTCGCCGTTGTCCTTGCCGTTGTTTCCGGCGCTCACGCGCAAACGAGCGCCACCGCGCCGATGGAGCCGACCACCAATACGCCGGCCATAACCACCGCGCCGACGCCGACAGGCGTGCAGGCTTCGGATAGCGCGATGTCGACGACGACCACTCAGTCCACCTGGACCGCATCCTCGCCGGCCAATTACAGCATCCTGCTGAATAAGCCTTATGACTATACCGACCTGATGGCGGCCAAGGCCCAGGGATGGGACGACAGCCATATCGCCATGTTCGCCAACATTGCGGAGAAGGCCGGCGTGCCGTTCAACCAGATCGTGGAGGACGCCAACCGGGGATGGTCATTCGCCGCCATGGGCCAGAAGTATGGCCTGACGGATAGCCAGATCTACGACGCGCAGAACAACATCACCGAAATCAAAGAGTACAAGACGGCGTATCTGGGCGTTCCGCCTCCGGATTCGAACCTGTACGCGCAGGCTGTCTCCCGCCGCGATAACGATCTGATGGCGCGCGCTCTGGCTCCGTCCCCGCTTCCGACCCTGTCGCCCATCGCGACTTCGTCCAGCAGCGAGGTGGCGCAGACCACGACGACCACGGTCACCCCGGCCCCGGCGCCCACCCAGACCGCCGAAGCGACTCCCGCGCCCGCCCCGGCCCCGCAGCCGGTCCTGGCGCATCGCACGATGACCAAGACTGTCCGGATCGCCGCGCCTATCCATCACCGCCGCTATGCGCGCATCACGCGCCACCATCGGTATAGCTCCTGGCGCCGACTGAGCCACCGCATGCATCGCTATCACAGCCATCGCGCGCCGGCCGCCGAAGTCTACCATCGCGGCAGCTAACAGAAACGCCGTCATTCGAATATCACCAGAACGCTCTCGCCGCGCGCATGCCAAGGATGGCGCCGCGCGGCGGGAGCGTTCGCCGTTTTGCTTGCGTTTCCGGAACAAAACGCGCCGGATCATTCCAAGCCCTATGAAAACTTCGAGGCGTTACGCGACGATGCTGTCGATTGCGGCGCTGTGCTTGGTGGTGAGCGGTGGATGCGCTCGTCTGCGCGCGGACAATCTTGCCGCCGCCGCTTCGTACAGTGTTGCGCTGTCCGGGTATATCTATCCGGGCCAAGTGATTCCCGGCGCCGGCGTCGCGGCGATCCGTGAAGGGTATGCGGACGGTCCGCCATGGCGGGATACCTCCACGGCGCTGACGGATGGACGGCGTGACGGTAAGGCGGTCCAGTCATGGTTCTGGTCGAATATGACCAAGCGGATCACGGTGCGATTCGATTTGCGCCGCTCCGCGCGTGTGACGAGCCTGGCCGTCTGGCCCTTGGCAGGCTCACAGACGGATTTCGATCGAGTCGAAGCTCATGTCTCCGATACCGAGGCCGGGCTAAGCGCCTCCGCCGCCATTCCGCTGGATGTGAGCGGCGGGGCGGCTTACCATGGTCCGCCGCTCACCGGGCGTTATGTGCTGCTGGTGTGCGAAAGCGCGAAGCCATGGATGAGTTTGTCGGAGGTGGAGATTACCGGCGATCCGCTCGGCGCCATCGCGGCGGGCGCGCCTCCGCCTGGGCTTGTTCCGCCGCCTGTCCGTGATCCGCGCCAGCTGGCCGAACTCCCGGCGCGCGCCAGAGGCGCGGTCGATCTGGCGCGCAAGCCCGGCGTTCGCATCGCCGTCTCGGCGCCCCCCACGGGTAATAACGGCGCGACAGCCGGATCCCCAATTCCCGCCGGCGTCGCGCGCGCCTTGATCGGCGGCGGACATCCGCAAACCGTCCGATCCGCCGATGGGTTTTACGCCGACAAATTCCTTATCCTCGATCTGGACCTTGGGGGCGTTCGCCAGGTCGACCGGGTGATCGTCCGGAGCGCGGCGAGCGATCCCGCGAAGCGCTCCTATTTTAACGGATATCGCGTTTCCTTGAAGTCGAGCGCCGGCTTCTGGGAACCGGTGGGGGACGCCGACAATCCGCTCCTGCCGGGAGAAAGCGTGGACGGCGGATATTCCGTGACATCGCCTTCGATCGAGAAGCCGGCGCGCTACGTCCGAGTGCGCCTGCGCTGCGCGCCGCAAAGCGGCGACCGGATCGAGATCGGCGGCGTTGAGGTCTGGGGACGAACCATAGCGGGCGTCGTCGTCCAGGCTTCACCCCGTCCCGTTCTCAAGCCGCGAATCTCTCCGGCGCAGCCTCGCGGCGCCGTCGCGTCCGACTATGATTGGATCCTGCGCGACCGTATCCGGGCCATGTATGCGATGACGGGCGATGAAACCAACGGCGCGCTGCTTGACCGAATCACGCAATCGGGCTTCAACACTGTGCTCATGCACACGATGGGCGCCGCTCACTCGGCGGATGGGTGGCCCAGGATGGCGCAGACTCTGGCGAAGATCCAGAAGCAGCATGGATTGCGCGTGATCGTGAGCTGGCCTTACGGCTCGGACGAACGTTACGCGAACGCGCAGTTCGGCGAATATCAGCCTGGAGGCAAGGCGCGCTGGACACATGCTCCGTGCCCTTTGTCGGCGCCGTATTGGAATGCGGTCGTTGGCGACCGGGCGGAGATCGCGGCGCGCGCCGGATTGACGGGATTGGTCGTGGATGTGGAGATGTACGGCGCCGACGCCACGCGTTATCCCGGGCCATGCTACTGCGATGACTGCTGGCGCCGATTCGTCAGCGCCCGTCTTGGAGGGGCGCCGGCGGCGGCTAAAGTCGATCTGGACAATCGCCCCGCATGGATCGCGGAGAACGGCTTGGAGGGCGACTACGCCCGGTGGCAGGCGCAGGGAGTTTCCGATATCTTGCGCGGAATCCGAAAGCGCGTGGCGGCGGTTGCGCCGCACTTTCTGTTTGGGAACCTGCTGGATCTGGAGGCGATCCCCGGTCTCGCCGCTGGATTTGGAACTCCTCAGCGGCCGGCGCTCGTCTTTTCCGAGACGGAGTATTCGGGAGACTTCTCCAAGACCTCGGGACAGATCGCCAACATCAGAACGAGCGCGCTGCCGGCGCTCTACATTCCCGGACTATGGGTAAAGCCGATCACGCCGCCGCAGATCCCTGACCTGGCCGCCAGAGCCGCCGGCGAGGGAGCGGGATATTGGATCTGGAGCGCGAGCGCTTTCACCGATGGACATTATCCGCACGCCTCCGGCTATACGAACGATGAATACTGGAAGGCTTTCCGTGACGCCAACAACGCCCTCGACACTCGCCTCAAACACTGATCACCCCGCAGGGCGCGTCGCGCGTCGTATTTTGCGCGTCGTTCTCGCCGGCGTCATGATCTGGGTGGGATGCCTGCATTTTCTGCATCCGGAGCCGTTTATCAGCATTGTGCCGAGCTATCTGCCGGCGCACCGGGCGCTGGTGCTGATCAGCGGATTCTTTGAAGCGCTGGGCGGCCTTGGACTGCTCGTCCCGCGCGTGCGGCGCGCGGCGGCGGTCGGTTTGATCGCGCTGTATCTCGCCGTATTTCCCGCCAACGTTTTTATGGCGACCCACCACGTTCCGATCAACGGACAGCATTTTTCCTCGCTGCTGCTCTGGCTGCGTCTCCCTCTCCAATTCGTGCTGATCGCCTGGGCCTGGTGGGTCCGGCGCGATTGATCGACGATCCCCGCGAAATTAGTGATAGAGAGCGAGCGCCCGCCCGCCGATAATCCGAGTAAGACAGGTTACTTTCACGTCAGTGATTGAACGAGAGGTTACTCTTATGGCGGTTATGGTGCGAGAGCGCAGCTCGGACAAGACGACTCCACGCGATTCCGAGGAGCATTCTGAGATTTCTCTGGATGCGCTCAGCGCGATGGTGGAGGAGTACGCGCGTCACGTGGAAAGCCTTCTGGACCCACGCTCCAACCCTCAGCGGCTGGAGTACGCGTACAGCCGGCTGCTGGGCGTGCGTGGAAATCTTTGCCGGATTTGCCCGCGCTCGGAAACGACGGTGCTTCCGCGCCGCATCGTGCGGCGGTGGGAGTGGGCGGAGACGCACCTGCGCGCTCACCTCGAGCACGAGGGCAATATGGATGAGCTTTCCGCAGTGGCGCGGAAGGTGGAGGAAGGGTGGGCGGACAGCATTGAGCGCTATGTGATGACGCTGACGACGCGGCTTCCCGAAGCGGATATCTCGGATAAGCTGGGCATCCTGAAGGGCATCGACACCGTGGGAATGCACCTGGCGCAGCGCGAGGTGTTCGAGCTCTCCCAAACCCTTTCGATTCCGCAGGAGAACGCCAGCGCCGTGAAGCTGCGCGTCCGCCTCCTCGCGCTGTTTCTCACACTGCACCGCAGCGGCTTTACGCCCGCGTTTCCCGCCATCCAGAACTATCGCCGGACATTTCGCATCATCGACCCCGTGGCGTATCCCTGGTGGTTCGTCGATCGCCGGCTGACCGAGCGGCAGCTCAACTGGACCCACCGCCGAATGCCGGTCGAAGATCTGGAGTGGCGGTTTTAGAGATCTATAGCGCCGCGAGCACGAAGTCGCGCAGTTTGGCGATTTCGGTCCATTCGTCGCCCGCCGAGTCGAAGATCAGTGAGTGCGGACCCTGGAATCCGGCGTCGGCGCAGATCTTGAGGCAGTGGGCGTAATCGGCGGTTTGCAGATTGCCGTCGGCGTCGTAGTTGGCTTTGGCGTGCGTGGATTCCGCGAGGCGCGCGATTTGCGCCAGATCCGCGTACTTGCGCTCGCCGGTCCAGTTGCCGAAATCGAGCAGCAGGCCGACTTCGCCGTCGAGCGCCTCCAGCAGATGGAGCACTTCGGCGGGGCGGTCAAGCAGGGCGAACCAGTTTTCCGTCACCACGCGGACGCCGTGGTCGCCGGCGTACTGGGCCAGTTCGTGCAGATGCTGGGCGCTGAGTCGCAGCATGTCGCCGCTTGCGTCCGGCGCGGATTTTCCCGCGATCACGCGGACGCGCGCCGCGCCAAGCTCGCCGGCGACCGCGATCCATCGCCGGACCGTCTCGATGTCCGTCTGGCGGGCCTGCGGGCTGGGATGGGTCAGATCGCCTTCATCGATCAGCAGAGTCAGGCACTGAATGTTCGATGCGGCGAGCGACGCTTTGAGTTCGCCAAGATACGCGGCGTCCGTGCTGGGGATATGAAAATGACAGATCTCAATCTGGCCGATCCCGCGCGCGGCGGCCTGTGCGGGAATGTCCAGAAGCGCCGCCGCGCCCGGCCCCAGCCAGGCGTGGGAACACGACGCCCGTCGGCGTCGTCAAAACGAAGGCCCAGGAGACGGTGCAGACTCCATGTCGAGACGGCGAGACGAGGGGACGGGGAAAGCGGGTTCATTGGGTGTGCTCCTCTGGCGTCGATGCTGCCCTATTATCCGCCGATCCACGCGCAAAGTCAACCGGGAGAACCGAAAGCCTGAGTGTCAAAATAGGCTGAAAATGGGTAATATCTAGCTGTTCTCTACGCTCGACAATCCACGATGTAAAAACGCCGCGAAGTAACCATGAAACCTCTATTCCAGCCACTGCTGCATTTGTTTTCGCCGCTTGCTCCGCTAGAGCGCGCCCTTCTGGGCGCGCTGGACGAAGCGCTGCCTGGCGAAGCCGGCTCGATCTTTCGGGACCAGGTCCGCGCGATCAATCACGTGCAGCGCAGCCCCGGATACCGCGAGATCCGGCTCTACACGCGCGCCCACGGCAAGACCACCCGAAACGCCGGCCCCTGCTTTCCATTGCAGGACGACGACTACCACCTGGCGACGATCCGGTTCACCATTCCCGGCCGTTCCGGCAGCTGGAAAGCGCGCTTCGATTGCGTGAAGGGCAGCCTCTTCGCCATCGACGTCACGCCCAGTCCGCAGGATATTTGCCGGCATGGCGCGATCCATGTGTCCAAGGTCGACATCGCCAACGATCCCATGATGAGCCGAACCGCACGGTAGGTTTCCATATTTCACATCACCAGCCTAAGAATATCCCCGGTCCTTTTCAGGACCGGGAGTATTCCTTAGACCGAATGTGTCCGTCCGATCTTACGGCTCCAGATTCACCGAGACCGATTTGGCGTTCAGCACATCGCTGCTGAAGCTGCCGGTGGCGAAGACACGATCGCCTTTCTTGATGTCGCCCAGGGATTCGGAGACGATCTTGGTGACGTGAGTTTTGGCGTCGGTTTTGATCACGAGCGAGAGGCTGTCGCTGACGGCGATAGTCAGCGGGCTGAGCGAGACGATCTTGCCGGACAGATGCGCGTGTCCGCCCATCCCGCCGCCGCCAGGTCCGCCCATGAGGCGCTCGCCGCGTGGGCCGCCGCCCATTCGGCCCTGTCCGCGCGGGCCGCCGCGCATCTCGCCGCCCATTGGGCCTTCGCCGCGCGGGCCGTCCTGCATTCCCATTTCGCCGCGTGGGCCGTCGCCCATCGGATCGTCGCCGACACGGCCGGCCAAAGGCGGCGGGGGCGCTCCCGCGATGTCGAAGTCGTCGGGACCGCCGGGGCGGTTATCGCGATCCAAGCCACCCGGGCCGCCGGGCTGGCCGGGGCCTTCATCCGCGATGGTGCGGGCGCTGGAAGCGACATGCCGTCCGCGAATGCGGGGCGTGGCCTGGTCGCCGAACTCCGCGCCCTGGTCCGGCGGCGGAGGGCCGTCTTCGCCGGGACCGCCAGGTCCACCCGGTCCGCCGTCCATCGCGTCTGGGCCGCCGGGGCCGCCTCGCATGCCGCGAGCGCCCGGTCCATCCATGAAGCCCGAGGCTCCGGGAGCCCCGGGGCCGCCCATCATGTCGGGACCGCCGAAGGCGTCCGCGCCGCCGGGGCCGCGCCGATTGTTCGGACCGCCGAGTCCACGGCGGCCGGCGCCCATCGGCGGAGGCGGCATGTCGGGCAGATCGCCCGCCTGGATGGACGAGGCGGTGAGCTGTGAGAACACGCCGTTGACCTGGATCGTGTCGCCGACTTTGAGGCCGCCGACAGTGGTGTCTTTGCGGGCGAGGATCTTGGCGCCGGCGCCGATCTTCACGGTCTGCGTTTCATCCCAGCGGCTGGCGATGGAGATCGTTCCCGCTTTTGTGTCCACGTCGGTGACCTGGCCGCCGACGCCTCGTCCGTGGCCGGCTCGCGGCGGCGGCGGCGCGCCGTTTCCGCCGACATTGTTTTGTGAGACCGCCGCGACGGTCGTCATCGCCATCAGCCCCGCGGCTCCGAGAAGAGAAATCATTTTGCGTTGCATGGTCCGGCTCCTTCTTCGCTCATTTCATGATGTTCGCTGCGAAGACATCGTTGTCTCCGAGCGGCTTGTCTCTATCATATCCGTGTTAGATGAAGCGATCATGAAGAAATACGCGGGGGAGTGCGCGCGTGAATTTTTGTGGGGTTCGCCGCCTTGGGGGCCGCCGGAAGGGTGAGCGTGACCGTCGTCCCCGCGCCGAGCTTGCTGTCGATCGCGAGCGAGCCGCCGCTGGCCTGTGCGATCGCCTCGCAGATCGCCAGGCCCAGGCCCGTACCGCCGCGCGCGGACCCACGGGCGGCGTCCACGCGGTAGAAACGCTCGAAGATGTGCGGGAGATGTTCGGGAGCGATTCCCTCGCCGGTGTCCGTGATGGAGATCTTCGCCTGCCGGTTTTCGACGCGGGCGGCGATGGTGATGGAGCCGTCCGGGGGCGTGTGGCGCACGGCGTTGTCCAGCAG from Capsulimonas corticalis harbors:
- a CDS encoding TolB family protein, giving the protein MASPTTAKRVIAGMFVLACPLIAIFCIIKPKTAPPEPSHIPLVAATRVSAAPQWAETPLSGNIPYQWYSQSSFLYCRYDHSLGAATVSRGEHDVTGAVLRSWQSIGGDLEDTGPTGPADWMLSPDRRWLLTYLGVPGKRRWAAISLDGKQRRTYPARFGFRPLVCWKGDSSGWVELFLGSAGPTAASYSVAANAPTPSLTPLATNHEGYYGRPVPLGGTIDNGIVIATWAEDERHRVPMHIIHPGSSSIPSVRTKVLLPRQADFMEIELSPDGRRLAWVFVVPNHRRHGLRLPFFKSSTPDIDQQLWVSDLDGGKMHRIAAGDSVSKEELTTIHFVRWLPDGKTLSFVDHDSIYTVTSE
- a CDS encoding ankyrin repeat domain-containing protein; translation: MTTLIDAIYAKNIEQVRALLEGGADVNVGDQFGWTPLMFAASRGDHEIARLLLECGARIDIVGTDGKTALTLASGRRSNPQCKGLLREVCGKQIALVQSAERGEMDRVRALLGEGVDVNARGDDSRTALMGAAFGGHAEMAVLLLEHGADTEAVACGTDELYYTALSLAAALGHVSVVKLLINHGASTDAVKTPRVRMDDVACPIEAASSAGQTSVLALFYEHRSQIKNFDRDGYGIAVAVECGHLTTVQWWLVHMEYVEEEEPHFALLVVAASHGYTEIVRLLLAHSAIDRSPHTLFEALSHTMSKRRSQMAWMLLDAGALLVYEEAQDAALACAAGGGANDIILYLLSRGANIEAHDSNETTPLMEAAFAGHADTVQLLLEHGADPNGASDSQWTALMAASAMGRLEAARALIEGGADVYILDCRGDSALTQAVEGGHRDLIALLDGKLRDGDDVVKRMQQ
- a CDS encoding DoxX family protein, giving the protein MTPTTPSTLASNTDHPAGRVARRILRVVLAGVMIWVGCLHFLHPEPFISIVPSYLPAHRALVLISGFFEALGGLGLLVPRVRRAAAVGLIALYLAVFPANVFMATHHVPINGQHFSSLLLWLRLPLQFVLIAWAWWVRRD
- a CDS encoding sugar phosphate isomerase/epimerase family protein, which translates into the protein MGPGAAALLDIPAQAAARGIGQIEICHFHIPSTDAAYLGELKASLAASNIQCLTLLIDEGDLTHPSPQARQTDIETVRRWIAVAGELGAARVRVIAGKSAPDASGDMLRLSAQHLHELAQYAGDHGVRVVTENWFALLDRPAEVLHLLEALDGEVGLLLDFGNWTGERKYADLAQIARLAESTHAKANYDADGNLQTADYAHCLKICADAGFQGPHSLIFDSAGDEWTEIAKLRDFVLAAL